In one window of Thalassotalea agarivorans DNA:
- a CDS encoding IS4 family transposase → MPAFTQFHDFIEESPVDIAKLTTFCEHIPDDWVYQATGLSAKATIRRRRLPSDMVLWLVVGMAFFRNEPIAEVARRMNICAEGLADEKLLAKSALTEARKRLGSESMAWLFRQCSNQWGLERYPGDTWHGLQVFAVDGALFRTNDTPELREHFGSGNTSTNRQTPFPMLRLVTLMNVRSHVIVDGDISPYRKGEIPLAKGFMDKLPDNSVTLLDKGFYSAELLLGINKLGDNSHWLIPARKGLKYTLLDKQESNDQLVEMKVSPQARKKNPDLPETWKVRAVTYEVAGKVKTVFTSLPRDKYNAQDVAELYHERWEIELGYRDIKSSMQHNAITLRSKTVDLVYQELWGLVLGYNLVRREASQAAVSHQRAPNEISFKYACQFIASQLKVMAKALSPGNTPKRLAQLRGDLTMLFKENRPRPSRPRAVKISKTRYPINRNAAPLK, encoded by the coding sequence ATGCCTGCCTTCACCCAGTTTCACGATTTTATCGAAGAATCCCCAGTAGATATTGCCAAGTTAACCACCTTTTGTGAGCACATTCCTGACGATTGGGTTTATCAAGCGACAGGGTTGTCAGCCAAAGCTACAATCCGAAGACGGCGTTTGCCCAGTGATATGGTGCTTTGGTTGGTAGTTGGTATGGCATTTTTTAGAAACGAACCGATTGCTGAAGTAGCAAGGCGTATGAACATATGTGCTGAAGGCTTAGCTGATGAAAAACTTTTAGCTAAAAGTGCATTAACCGAAGCGAGAAAACGTCTTGGCTCTGAATCGATGGCATGGCTATTTAGGCAATGCAGCAACCAATGGGGATTAGAGCGTTACCCAGGTGACACTTGGCACGGCCTTCAGGTTTTTGCTGTTGATGGGGCTTTATTTCGCACAAATGATACGCCTGAATTACGTGAGCATTTCGGCTCTGGAAATACGAGCACAAATCGGCAAACGCCATTTCCTATGTTAAGGCTCGTGACGCTAATGAATGTTCGCTCTCATGTGATTGTTGATGGCGATATAAGCCCTTATCGAAAAGGTGAAATTCCTCTCGCAAAGGGGTTCATGGATAAGTTGCCAGATAACTCAGTTACCCTACTAGACAAAGGTTTCTATAGCGCAGAGCTACTTCTGGGTATAAACAAACTGGGAGACAACAGTCATTGGCTTATTCCCGCAAGAAAAGGTTTAAAGTACACGCTGCTCGACAAGCAAGAAAGTAATGACCAATTGGTCGAGATGAAGGTCTCCCCTCAGGCAAGAAAGAAGAATCCTGACTTACCGGAAACTTGGAAAGTTAGGGCTGTAACGTATGAAGTTGCTGGCAAAGTAAAAACGGTATTCACATCATTACCTCGTGATAAATACAACGCTCAAGATGTTGCCGAGTTATACCATGAGCGTTGGGAAATTGAGCTAGGTTACCGAGACATCAAATCATCAATGCAACACAATGCGATCACCCTTAGAAGCAAAACAGTTGATCTTGTATATCAAGAGTTATGGGGACTTGTGCTGGGTTACAACCTTGTTCGAAGAGAAGCTAGTCAAGCGGCCGTTTCTCATCAAAGAGCTCCTAACGAAATTAGTTTCAAATATGCTTGCCAGTTCATCGCCAGTCAATTGAAAGTGATGGCAAAAGCGCTATCACCTGGTAATACACCAAAACGATTAGCTCAGCTTCGAGGTGACTTGACCATGCTCTTCAAAGAAAACCGCCCTAGGCCATCAAGACCTAGGGCGGTAAAGATATCAAAGACCCGTTATCCAATTAATCGCAATGCTGCTCCACTAAAGTGA
- a CDS encoding pilus assembly FimT family protein: MKAVNTKVQGFTLIELVIVIVLLGILSVVAAPKFVDINKDAKIAVLNGAKGAIESGLDLFAAKALNRNNVKPVPDGDLGPIRTEGYVEINGVDIGIINDIEPAFDVFRLEEQVNALFDMPETFDLAPGVTDLGFYLYYNDKPESLNCYVRYAQGADDQVMIETSSC; the protein is encoded by the coding sequence ATGAAAGCAGTCAACACAAAAGTGCAAGGCTTTACGCTAATTGAGCTTGTGATAGTTATTGTACTTCTTGGTATTTTATCAGTAGTCGCTGCCCCGAAGTTTGTTGATATAAACAAAGACGCAAAGATTGCTGTGTTAAACGGCGCGAAAGGTGCAATCGAGAGTGGTCTCGATTTGTTTGCCGCAAAAGCGCTAAATAGAAACAATGTAAAACCTGTGCCTGATGGTGATTTAGGACCAATTCGCACAGAGGGTTACGTTGAGATTAATGGTGTAGACATTGGCATTATCAATGACATTGAGCCGGCATTTGATGTTTTTCGGCTGGAAGAACAAGTCAATGCACTATTTGATATGCCAGAGACATTTGACTTAGCACCAGGTGTTACCGATTTAGGTTTTTATCTTTATTACAACGATAAACCTGAATCATTAAATTGCTATGTAAGATACGCACAAGGGGCCGACGATCAGGTCATGATCGAAACCTCGTCTTGCTAA
- a CDS encoding Lrp/AsnC family transcriptional regulator: MLSKQDKNLLTALQQSGRLSIVELAKQTHMSESTCLRKTKHLEEQGIIMGYSAMLDAEKAGFGVVAFVQVSINQNNEAEFDGFKNAVQAHPLILECYSLSGQYDHLMKVVARSNKELSQFILKTLRSFPDIKDAQTLFVLDQVKHTTALPVDLPEHI; the protein is encoded by the coding sequence ATGCTTTCAAAACAGGACAAAAATTTACTTACTGCGTTGCAACAATCAGGACGCCTGTCTATTGTTGAATTGGCAAAACAAACTCATATGTCGGAGTCGACGTGCTTACGCAAAACAAAGCACTTAGAAGAGCAAGGTATTATTATGGGGTATAGCGCAATGTTAGACGCCGAAAAAGCCGGCTTTGGTGTTGTAGCCTTCGTACAAGTGAGTATAAATCAAAACAATGAAGCTGAATTTGATGGCTTTAAAAACGCAGTGCAAGCACATCCGCTTATCCTAGAATGCTATTCTTTATCGGGGCAATATGATCATTTAATGAAGGTAGTAGCACGAAGCAACAAGGAATTGTCGCAATTTATTCTAAAAACGCTACGTAGCTTCCCAGACATTAAAGACGCACAAACCCTATTTGTGCTTGATCAAGTTAAACATACCACAGCGCTGCCCGTTGATTTGCCTGAACACATCTAA
- a CDS encoding alkane 1-monooxygenase, with product MALLHFCKFLSIHVVGLFSLVAILMGGQFISWGLLAVVLFYVLGDMLFGEDTSTAEVKFPNLYTLQLWLALPILSLLVFSFIWSVSAGDALGFGQWLGVQFNYDFITAKINTDTAHHVSGLVLTGLMIGLLGTITAHELVHRTWDKFSTIVGRWLLAFSFDSNFSIEHIYGHHRYVATENDPATAPRGRNVYAHIIISTIKGNVSAWRIEAKRLMGKKIAVFSYQNRAIRGYLMSVVLLVIAYFIGGIVALLYFVACALWAKALLEIVNYMEHYGLIRAPKNRVQPYHSWNTNRRLSSWTTFNLTRHSHHHAQGRVPYHDLQPYHDAPMMPAGYLTTIIIAMVPPLWHRIMTPKVLEWDNSFANEAEKIMAEQANVTCGLKGFTNADSN from the coding sequence ATGGCGCTGTTGCATTTTTGCAAGTTTTTATCGATACATGTTGTTGGACTGTTTTCGCTCGTTGCCATTTTGATGGGCGGCCAATTTATCAGCTGGGGCCTGCTTGCAGTTGTGCTGTTTTATGTCTTGGGTGATATGTTGTTTGGTGAAGACACATCAACGGCTGAAGTAAAATTTCCCAACCTTTATACGCTACAATTGTGGTTAGCTCTGCCCATACTAAGTTTATTGGTGTTCTCTTTTATTTGGAGCGTAAGTGCCGGAGATGCCCTTGGGTTTGGACAATGGCTCGGCGTACAGTTCAATTATGATTTTATAACAGCAAAAATAAATACGGATACAGCACACCATGTTTCAGGCTTGGTGCTTACCGGATTAATGATAGGACTACTTGGCACCATTACCGCACACGAACTTGTTCATAGAACCTGGGATAAGTTTTCTACGATAGTGGGCCGATGGCTTTTGGCCTTTAGCTTTGATAGCAATTTTTCTATTGAGCATATCTATGGTCACCACAGATACGTAGCCACTGAAAACGATCCGGCGACGGCACCGAGAGGTCGCAACGTTTACGCCCACATCATAATTTCTACGATAAAAGGCAACGTTAGTGCTTGGCGAATAGAAGCAAAACGATTAATGGGTAAAAAAATAGCTGTATTTTCCTATCAAAATCGCGCTATTCGCGGCTATTTGATGAGTGTTGTTTTGCTTGTGATAGCTTATTTTATCGGGGGTATTGTTGCTCTGCTGTACTTCGTCGCCTGTGCCCTATGGGCAAAAGCACTATTAGAGATAGTGAATTATATGGAGCATTACGGCCTGATTCGAGCACCTAAAAATAGGGTACAACCCTACCATTCTTGGAACACCAACAGACGATTAAGCTCTTGGACAACGTTTAATTTAACGCGTCACTCTCATCATCATGCACAAGGTCGTGTGCCTTATCATGATTTGCAACCTTATCATGATGCTCCGATGATGCCTGCGGGCTATCTAACTACAATTATTATCGCTATGGTGCCCCCATTATGGCACCGAATCATGACGCCAAAGGTACTTGAATGGGATAACAGCTTTGCCAATGAAGCCGAAAAAATAATGGCGGAACAAGCTAATGTTACCTGTGGTTTGAAAGGCTTTACTAACGCCGATAGCAACTAA
- the arsH gene encoding arsenical resistance protein ArsH produces the protein MNYLQNQTFNFSDENVTQSTHKPRVLILYGSLREKSMSRFAAEEAGRILTYFGADVKFFDPKGLPLFDNGISVEHEKVQALRELVKWSEAQVWSSPEIHGNMSGVMKNQIDWIPLSEGAVRPTQGKTLAVMQVSGGSQSFNAVNNMRILGRWMRMLTIPNQSSVAKAWQEFNDDGSMKASAFRERIVDVMEELMKFTLLTRDRKEMLVDRYSERCEAAAKETKAKVEQAQVVEKPKVKAACCPPTKATKTECC, from the coding sequence ATGAACTACTTACAAAACCAAACCTTTAATTTTAGTGACGAGAATGTTACACAAAGCACTCACAAACCGCGCGTGCTGATTTTATATGGTTCACTGAGAGAAAAATCGATGAGCCGATTCGCCGCAGAAGAAGCAGGCCGCATACTGACCTACTTCGGTGCCGACGTGAAGTTTTTTGATCCAAAAGGTTTACCTTTGTTTGACAATGGCATTTCTGTTGAACATGAGAAAGTGCAAGCACTGCGAGAACTCGTTAAGTGGTCTGAAGCGCAAGTTTGGTCTTCACCAGAAATCCACGGCAATATGTCTGGCGTAATGAAAAATCAAATAGATTGGATCCCACTAAGTGAAGGTGCTGTTCGACCAACTCAAGGAAAAACACTTGCTGTAATGCAGGTAAGCGGTGGTTCGCAAAGTTTTAATGCGGTAAATAATATGCGAATCCTAGGTCGCTGGATGCGCATGCTAACTATCCCTAACCAATCGTCTGTGGCGAAGGCTTGGCAAGAGTTTAACGACGATGGGTCGATGAAAGCCTCTGCTTTTCGCGAGCGCATCGTTGATGTAATGGAAGAACTAATGAAGTTCACCTTGCTTACTCGCGATCGTAAAGAGATGCTAGTAGACCGCTACAGCGAACGCTGTGAAGCTGCGGCCAAGGAAACCAAGGCCAAAGTAGAGCAGGCACAAGTTGTTGAAAAACCGAAAGTAAAGGCAGCCTGTTGCCCGCCAACTAAAGCCACTAAAACGGAGTGTTGTTAA
- a CDS encoding OsmC family protein, with protein MTNKTQYHVGELSDSQPSTTQYNPSAFSKAKHPEPYRFEVNLSAEASTKQKKTGVVSVNIPGFSPVKLYCDEQPPVGDDTAPPPLAFFSAGIGFCLMTHLTDILTARKIQVDSLKLEQRIVFRTNLGHMREHGYMTDGGCDVVETHVIIDSPESQERIKDLLDEAENGCMAHFALRNPIPWSTRLVYNGEEVISRQG; from the coding sequence ATGACAAACAAAACGCAATATCATGTTGGCGAGCTCAGTGATAGCCAACCAAGTACTACGCAATACAATCCTTCTGCTTTTTCAAAAGCGAAACATCCAGAACCTTATCGTTTTGAGGTAAATTTAAGCGCGGAAGCAAGCACTAAACAGAAAAAAACAGGGGTAGTGTCAGTTAATATTCCAGGGTTTAGCCCAGTAAAGCTTTACTGCGATGAACAGCCACCTGTTGGCGATGATACGGCGCCGCCGCCACTCGCGTTCTTCTCTGCTGGTATTGGCTTTTGCCTGATGACTCACCTAACCGATATCTTAACTGCCCGTAAAATTCAGGTGGACAGTCTTAAGTTAGAACAACGTATTGTATTTAGAACAAACCTAGGTCACATGAGAGAACACGGTTACATGACTGATGGCGGCTGCGATGTTGTAGAAACGCATGTCATTATCGATAGTCCAGAATCACAAGAACGCATTAAAGATCTATTGGATGAAGCAGAGAATGGCTGTATGGCGCATTTTGCACTGCGAAATCCTATCCCGTGGTCAACTAGGCTTGTGTATAACGGTGAAGAAGTTATTAGTCGCCAAGGCTAG
- a CDS encoding thrombospondin type 3 repeat-containing protein, with protein MITSSKKIVSAMLSTSLWIGVASTAFAETTNVEAEGYSTIGGTYQDGNPQPINIYSVNGVQAINFVNRGDFAEYDVSVSTAGEYSIEYLIGTSIASGSAIEISVLVDGNWQSAGSTNVPLGHWDNFQALAATNNISLAQGTNRIKITGAGTHDWQWNLDAFSLTLETPENPDNPDNPDNPDNPDNPDDGNTGQPGTPFTIEMEAFNATGSDDPRAQGMIIGERGYPEDKHTVVDSNQTTDWVDYNINFPVSGNYRIEMLASGQTSHATAILFVDNVQINEVPVDTGNQAVFQDFELTDSTYISAGAHTIRVQSGSQINEFSWMWFGDALTFTPLDGGSTDGDADNDGVLDSVDTCPNTPAGAQVDANGCEIIVDNDTDNDGVDNSIDQCPNTPAGAQVDANGCEIVAVVDADNDGVEDSLDMCPNTPAGAPVNGQGCADSQLDADNDGVSDDIDQCPSTPAGSVVDGTGCIVVTPPADSDNDGVADTLDMCPNTATGLTVDSQGCALSQLDSDNDGVTDDIDQCANTPSGETANATGCSSSQEGGGTDPGTPQPGLLYGELAGAMNVSDTNPNWERTTDLLQTEDSIKGNTTEVYTGFIYDADGHISFYEHIDDSVRLYIDGVLVLSNDSWEASSQTTDLNLTPGTHEIELRIGNADGGSGAVDGIGFGIDVDGGTNFVHPSTLSESIFTSVGEETGNPDLEQEGDIIVELESFVFTSTNGRVGGDSVEGFSPTATGVNWVTNGDYGDYMVTFEEPGTYSAYITISAANDGSYGARVDVDGWPVAWGYFGGTGSWDVSSENLLYGGTFVVEQAGEKVVRVEAIGGSDWQWSGDRVRFTRLGDVTAIPSPIYNPDDHFVAEIQGPQTDVTYLKKPVEIPANKKVLKSDVWYTYPQNRELEGYDNFGATGAFWGHPPEHDFYDDTVIMDWAVDAVYAFQAEGYEYTARGEFDWGYGWFTEYTTNPQPHYVRTLDDRNVRMTFMGYLSHDGYNNNWLSNHSPAFVPFMKSQVDQILKANPDKLMFDTQTNSTRSTDMRDFGGDFSPYAMENFRVWLSKKYSTGELAALGINDINSFDYGDFLRAQGVTHTSWSNAGDTLSGNIPLQEDYIYFNRDVWNQKFAEVLDYIRQQQPDIEIGASTHLFESRGYVFNENLTFLSGELNLGARTTISELPTNILVHLKGAQAVDKTLVYFPYPWEFDELRLQDAPRFGRGWVAQAYAYGGLFSIPANVWVGGEVWTWSPGADNYRDIYLFVRAQADLLDDYTSYSKVGLVHAMYSSMKAGFIDGGNQIQSSTKLLTEGNINFDLLVFGDEGYPVVPRPEDFDKFDHIFFDGDQQYLTAEQQALLDQQGDKVRHIGQRGTVSGIEITVSINGTESNETVSAVSRIHETDAAAPYVVHLVNRPFAGGVTPTLNNVEVAIPQSYFPEVVTGATLHLPDGTSTPLTLSTNADGDVVLPVNNLEVWGILELAH; from the coding sequence ATGATTACTTCAAGTAAAAAAATAGTCAGCGCTATGCTGTCCACTTCATTGTGGATTGGCGTAGCGTCGACAGCTTTTGCAGAGACAACAAATGTCGAAGCTGAAGGCTACTCGACTATCGGTGGTACCTACCAAGACGGTAACCCTCAACCGATAAACATTTACAGCGTAAATGGAGTTCAAGCTATAAATTTTGTAAACCGTGGAGATTTTGCAGAATACGATGTTAGCGTTTCAACCGCTGGTGAGTATTCCATTGAATACCTAATTGGTACGTCAATAGCGAGCGGAAGCGCCATAGAAATTTCAGTGCTTGTCGACGGAAATTGGCAATCCGCTGGCTCAACAAATGTTCCGCTAGGACATTGGGACAACTTCCAAGCGTTGGCTGCCACTAACAATATTTCATTAGCACAAGGCACTAACCGCATTAAGATCACTGGTGCTGGTACGCACGATTGGCAGTGGAATTTAGATGCCTTTTCATTAACACTGGAAACGCCAGAAAACCCTGACAACCCTGACAATCCTGACAACCCTGACAACCCTGACAATCCTGACGACGGAAACACTGGACAACCAGGCACACCATTTACTATCGAAATGGAAGCATTCAACGCTACGGGAAGTGATGACCCTAGAGCGCAAGGTATGATCATCGGTGAGCGTGGTTATCCTGAAGATAAACATACTGTCGTTGATAGTAACCAAACAACCGACTGGGTTGACTACAACATCAACTTCCCAGTATCAGGTAATTATCGCATCGAAATGTTAGCATCTGGCCAAACTAGCCATGCAACAGCAATCTTGTTTGTTGATAACGTCCAAATCAACGAAGTTCCAGTAGATACTGGCAACCAAGCTGTTTTCCAAGATTTTGAGTTAACCGACTCTACCTACATCTCTGCTGGTGCACATACCATCAGAGTGCAAAGTGGTAGCCAAATTAACGAATTCAGCTGGATGTGGTTTGGTGACGCTTTAACTTTCACGCCGCTTGATGGCGGTTCCACTGATGGTGATGCAGACAATGATGGCGTTCTAGACAGCGTTGATACGTGTCCAAATACACCTGCAGGTGCCCAAGTCGATGCCAATGGCTGTGAAATTATCGTCGATAACGACACTGACAATGATGGCGTAGACAATAGCATTGACCAATGTCCAAACACACCAGCAGGTGCACAAGTTGACGCTAATGGCTGTGAAATTGTTGCAGTTGTTGACGCAGATAATGACGGTGTAGAAGACAGCTTAGATATGTGTCCAAATACACCAGCAGGAGCGCCAGTAAATGGTCAAGGTTGTGCAGATTCGCAACTTGACGCTGATAATGACGGTGTATCTGATGACATCGACCAATGTCCATCAACACCAGCAGGTAGCGTGGTTGACGGTACAGGTTGTATTGTTGTTACTCCGCCAGCTGATTCAGACAATGACGGTGTAGCAGATACCTTGGATATGTGTCCAAACACTGCAACTGGCTTAACCGTTGACAGTCAAGGTTGTGCATTATCACAACTAGATTCAGACAATGACGGTGTAACTGACGATATCGACCAATGTGCTAATACGCCAAGTGGCGAAACAGCAAATGCGACAGGTTGTTCTTCTTCACAAGAAGGTGGCGGAACGGACCCTGGTACACCTCAACCAGGTTTGTTGTACGGCGAACTAGCTGGCGCGATGAATGTTTCTGATACTAACCCTAACTGGGAACGCACTACCGATCTGTTACAAACAGAAGACAGCATTAAAGGCAATACCACCGAAGTTTATACCGGCTTTATCTACGATGCTGACGGTCATATTTCATTTTATGAACACATTGACGACAGCGTCCGCTTATACATTGATGGTGTGCTAGTACTTTCAAATGATAGTTGGGAAGCTTCATCACAAACAACTGACTTAAACCTAACACCAGGTACCCATGAAATTGAATTGCGTATCGGTAATGCTGATGGCGGCAGCGGCGCAGTTGACGGTATTGGTTTTGGTATCGATGTCGACGGTGGTACTAACTTTGTTCATCCTTCTACTTTGAGTGAAAGCATTTTTACCTCAGTAGGTGAAGAAACTGGTAACCCAGACTTAGAACAAGAAGGGGACATTATCGTAGAGCTAGAAAGCTTCGTTTTCACAAGCACTAACGGTCGCGTTGGTGGTGATAGCGTTGAAGGCTTTAGCCCAACAGCTACAGGAGTCAACTGGGTGACCAATGGTGACTATGGTGACTATATGGTGACATTCGAAGAGCCTGGCACATATAGCGCTTACATCACCATTTCTGCAGCAAATGATGGCAGCTATGGCGCACGTGTTGATGTTGATGGCTGGCCAGTTGCCTGGGGCTACTTTGGCGGCACCGGCAGTTGGGACGTATCATCTGAAAACCTACTTTACGGCGGCACTTTTGTTGTTGAACAAGCAGGTGAAAAGGTTGTTCGAGTTGAAGCTATTGGCGGCTCTGATTGGCAGTGGAGTGGTGATAGAGTGCGTTTTACTCGCCTAGGTGATGTAACCGCAATTCCTTCGCCAATTTACAATCCAGACGATCACTTTGTTGCTGAAATCCAAGGTCCACAAACAGACGTTACTTACCTTAAGAAGCCGGTAGAAATACCTGCAAACAAGAAAGTACTTAAGTCGGATGTTTGGTATACCTACCCTCAAAACAGAGAACTTGAAGGTTATGATAACTTTGGTGCAACCGGTGCATTCTGGGGACACCCGCCTGAGCATGATTTTTATGACGATACTGTCATCATGGATTGGGCTGTAGATGCTGTATATGCTTTCCAAGCTGAAGGTTATGAGTATACGGCACGTGGTGAGTTTGACTGGGGCTATGGTTGGTTCACTGAATATACCACAAACCCGCAACCTCATTATGTTCGTACGCTGGACGATAGAAATGTCAGAATGACGTTTATGGGCTATTTAAGTCATGATGGTTATAACAACAACTGGCTGAGTAATCACAGCCCAGCGTTTGTTCCATTTATGAAATCTCAAGTAGACCAGATCCTAAAAGCAAATCCAGATAAGCTAATGTTTGACACCCAAACAAACTCGACGCGTTCAACTGATATGCGTGATTTTGGTGGTGACTTCTCGCCTTATGCAATGGAAAACTTCCGTGTATGGTTGAGCAAAAAATACAGCACTGGAGAACTAGCGGCATTAGGTATCAACGATATCAATAGCTTTGACTATGGTGACTTCTTAAGAGCACAAGGTGTAACTCACACCTCTTGGTCAAATGCGGGTGATACACTGTCTGGTAATATTCCACTGCAAGAAGATTACATCTACTTTAACCGTGATGTATGGAATCAGAAATTTGCTGAGGTGTTAGATTACATTCGCCAGCAACAGCCAGATATTGAAATTGGTGCAAGTACCCATTTGTTTGAATCTCGAGGTTACGTGTTCAATGAAAATCTTACGTTCTTATCAGGTGAATTAAACCTAGGTGCAAGAACAACGATTTCAGAATTGCCGACTAACATCTTGGTTCACTTAAAAGGTGCTCAAGCAGTCGATAAAACACTAGTTTACTTCCCTTATCCATGGGAATTCGACGAACTTCGCTTACAAGATGCACCGCGTTTCGGCCGAGGCTGGGTAGCACAAGCGTATGCATATGGTGGCCTATTCTCTATTCCTGCTAACGTTTGGGTAGGTGGTGAAGTATGGACTTGGTCGCCAGGTGCAGACAATTACCGCGATATCTACTTGTTTGTAAGAGCACAAGCTGATTTGCTAGATGATTACACCTCGTATTCTAAAGTAGGTCTAGTACATGCAATGTACTCTTCAATGAAAGCAGGGTTTATTGATGGTGGTAACCAAATCCAATCAAGTACTAAGCTACTAACAGAAGGTAATATTAACTTCGACTTACTCGTGTTTGGTGATGAAGGTTACCCTGTTGTTCCGCGTCCTGAAGATTTTGACAAGTTTGACCATATCTTCTTCGATGGTGACCAGCAGTACTTAACCGCCGAGCAACAAGCGTTGCTAGACCAACAAGGCGATAAAGTAAGACATATTGGCCAACGTGGCACTGTATCAGGGATCGAAATAACCGTTAGCATTAACGGCACGGAATCAAATGAGACTGTTTCAGCAGTTTCACGTATCCATGAAACAGATGCTGCTGCACCTTATGTTGTGCACTTGGTTAACCGTCCGTTTGCTGGTGGCGTTACACCTACATTAAACAATGTAGAGGTTGCGATTCCACAAAGCTACTTCCCAGAGGTAGTTACAGGTGCAACCTTGCACTTACCTGACGGTACAAGTACTCCATTGACGCTTTCAACTAACGCCGATGGCGACGTTGTATTGCCAGTCAATAACTTAGAAGTTTGGGGTATTTTAGAACTAGCGCACTAG
- a CDS encoding porin has protein sequence MTKSLTKVALASGLLLGYLSSAQADSELDTVTIYGKANISLQSSDDGEGSFTELKSNASRIGFKGRLAIAEDIDVFYRAEFEVDMDGDEDNVFEHRNIYVGFHGWFGELYLGRNDSALKQSVGRTDIFNDLEGDIVGLFVGENRPSNSITYKSSSVANFRVWITYIAPEQNALGQKEETQSSYALVYGDSRFENGPVYLALSADVGVTSLMARVNGSLGRYDVARATGQVDVGGGFILGGIYHTQKNITTQQKMDGFNASLRYVHEAFVVRAQYQSATFDQEGTNAGLSLGFDYTLNERAKLYAFYSGFSIEQSDLATDYDPALAAIKQKYAGFGVEYYF, from the coding sequence ATGACAAAAAGCCTCACTAAGGTCGCTCTTGCTAGTGGCCTGTTATTGGGCTATCTGTCCTCGGCGCAAGCAGATTCAGAACTAGATACAGTGACAATTTACGGTAAAGCAAATATATCGCTTCAATCCTCCGACGATGGTGAAGGAAGTTTTACCGAGCTTAAAAGTAATGCCTCTCGTATTGGCTTTAAAGGTAGACTTGCCATTGCAGAGGATATCGACGTGTTCTATCGAGCGGAATTTGAGGTCGATATGGATGGTGACGAAGACAATGTGTTTGAGCATCGCAATATTTATGTCGGCTTTCATGGTTGGTTTGGCGAACTCTATTTAGGCAGAAACGATAGCGCGTTAAAACAGTCGGTGGGCCGCACAGATATTTTCAACGATTTAGAGGGCGATATCGTAGGCTTATTTGTGGGTGAAAATCGTCCATCGAACTCAATTACCTACAAGTCCTCGTCAGTGGCTAATTTTCGTGTCTGGATAACCTATATTGCCCCCGAGCAAAATGCATTAGGACAAAAAGAAGAGACTCAATCATCTTACGCCTTGGTCTACGGTGATTCACGTTTTGAAAATGGTCCTGTGTACCTTGCCCTATCTGCTGATGTAGGCGTAACCAGTTTAATGGCGAGGGTAAATGGTTCTCTAGGCCGTTATGACGTAGCCAGAGCGACAGGCCAAGTCGACGTTGGTGGCGGTTTTATTCTTGGCGGTATCTACCACACACAAAAAAATATTACGACACAACAAAAAATGGATGGCTTTAATGCATCACTGAGATACGTGCACGAGGCTTTTGTTGTACGTGCGCAATACCAAAGCGCGACATTTGACCAAGAAGGTACAAATGCCGGTCTATCATTGGGGTTTGATTATACGTTGAATGAGCGTGCCAAACTTTATGCGTTTTATAGTGGTTTTTCGATAGAACAAAGTGACCTTGCTACCGACTATGATCCTGCACTAGCCGCCATCAAGCAAAAGTACGCAGGCTTTGGTGTCGAGTATTATTTCTAG